One Mycobacterium sp. SMC-4 DNA window includes the following coding sequences:
- a CDS encoding Ni/Fe hydrogenase subunit alpha: MSDRSRRLRVNALARVEGEGALRVVISGDTVERAELAIYEPPRFFEAFLRDRAHTEPPDITARICGICPVAYQVSACNAIEQVCDVALDPPLAALRRLLYCGEWISSHTLHIHLLHLPDFLGYPDAIALAAEHRELVEHGLAVKKAGNAILELIGGRPIHPINVRVGGFYSTPAPADLVPITEQLSRARDYAIDTARHLAGLEFPDSDLDHHLVALTQPDRYAIEGGDVHTTTGLTFPADQFCEHVVEHQVAHSTALHARLDGDRYLTGPLARYSLNSEHLSPLARQVATDVGLGPQCRNPFRSILVRAVEVVYALDEALRLIADYERPARPAVPVAPRAGIGHGVSEAPRGLLYHRYELDEAGIIRAAAIIAPTSQNQSVIEDDLRRVTQANLVLDDAELIRLCEHTIRNYDPCISCAAHFLELERIHL; encoded by the coding sequence ATGAGTGACCGCAGTAGACGACTCCGGGTCAACGCGCTGGCTCGGGTCGAAGGCGAAGGGGCGCTTCGGGTGGTGATCTCGGGTGACACTGTCGAACGCGCCGAACTCGCCATCTACGAACCACCGCGGTTCTTCGAGGCGTTCCTGCGCGATCGCGCCCACACCGAGCCACCCGACATCACCGCCCGCATCTGCGGCATCTGCCCGGTCGCCTACCAAGTCAGCGCCTGCAACGCGATCGAGCAGGTGTGCGATGTGGCACTCGACCCGCCGCTCGCGGCGCTGCGCAGGTTGCTGTACTGCGGTGAGTGGATCTCCAGTCACACCCTGCATATTCATCTGTTGCACCTGCCCGACTTCCTCGGCTACCCCGATGCCATCGCGCTGGCCGCCGAACACCGCGAACTCGTCGAGCACGGACTGGCGGTCAAGAAGGCTGGCAACGCGATTCTCGAACTGATCGGCGGCCGCCCGATCCACCCCATCAACGTCCGCGTCGGTGGCTTCTACTCGACACCGGCTCCCGCAGATCTGGTGCCGATTACCGAGCAGCTCAGCCGCGCCCGTGATTACGCGATCGACACCGCGCGCCACCTGGCCGGCCTGGAGTTCCCCGACAGCGATCTCGACCACCACCTCGTCGCACTCACCCAGCCCGACCGGTACGCGATCGAGGGCGGCGATGTACACACCACCACCGGCCTCACCTTCCCCGCCGACCAGTTCTGCGAGCATGTCGTCGAACACCAGGTGGCGCACTCCACCGCGCTGCATGCCCGACTCGACGGAGACCGCTACCTGACCGGTCCACTGGCTCGGTACTCCCTGAACTCCGAGCACCTTTCACCGCTGGCCCGGCAGGTCGCGACCGACGTCGGGCTGGGGCCGCAATGTCGCAACCCGTTCCGCAGCATCCTGGTTCGCGCGGTCGAAGTCGTCTACGCCCTCGACGAGGCGCTGCGCCTGATCGCCGACTACGAGCGTCCCGCACGGCCCGCCGTCCCGGTGGCTCCGCGGGCCGGCATCGGACACGGTGTCAGCGAGGCCCCCCGTGGCCTGCTCTACCACCGCTACGAACTCGACGAGGCCGGAATCATCCGCGCCGCCGCCATCATCGCACCGACGTCGCAGAACCAATCGGTCATCGAAGACGATCTACGCCGGGTCACCCAGGCCAACCTGGTACTCGACGACGCTGAGCTGATCCGGTTGTGCGAGCACACCATTCGCAACTACGACCCGTGCATCT